The following DNA comes from Kitasatospora viridis.
CCCCGGGGTGCCGATGGGCCTGCTGGAGAGCGCGCCCGGCTGCTCCTTCGCCGCCCGCTGCCGGTTCGCCCGCCCCGGAGTCTGCGACCGGAGCGCACCGCCACTGGCCCCGGTCACCTCCCTCCCGCTCCCGCCGGCCCCGGTCCTGTCGGCAGCGCCGGCGGGCGGCGGTCCGCCTCCCCGGCTGGTGGCCTGTCACCTCGCCGACGACCTGCACCAGGAGGAGCCTTGAGCACCGCAGCGGTCCCGCTCCTACAGGCCCAGGGCCTGCGCAAGACCTACCAGGGCAGCGGCGGCACCCGCACCGTCGCCGTCGACGACCTCTCCTTCACGCTGCACGCCGGCGGGGCCCTCGGCATCGTCGGCGAGTCCGGTTCCGGCAAGACCACCACCGCGCGGATGCTGGTCGGCATGGAACAGCCCGACCGGGGGCGGATCCAGCTCATGGGCACCCCGATCACGGCGCGGACCCGCGGCCGTGCCGCCCGGCTGGCCCGCGCCAAGGCCGTGCAGATCGTCTTCCAGGACCCGTACCTCTCGCTGGACGCCCGGATCGGCATCGGGGCCATGCTGGCCGACGTGCTGCGCCTGCACGGCTGCTCCGACGCCGCGGTGCGGGCCGAGCGGGTGCGCGAACTGCTGTCCCAGGTGGGCCTGGGGGAGCGCGAGGCGGCCGCGCTGCCCCGCCGGCTGTCCGGTGGGCAACGTCAACGGGCGGCGATCGCCCGGGCGTTGGCGGTCGAGCCGGCCGTCCTGGTGCTGGACGAGGCGGTCTCGGCGCTGGACGTCTCGGTGCAGGCACAGGTCCTCAACCTGCTCTGCGACATCCGCCGGAGCACCGGCATCGGCCTGGTCTTCGTCAGCCACGACCTGGCGGTGATCCGCTACGTCTGCGACGAGGCCCTGGTGATGTACCGGGGCCGGACGGTGGAGCACCGGCCCGTCCCCGACCTGCTCGCCGCACCCGAACACCCCTACACCCGCCTGCTGCTGTCCTCCGTCCCGCATCCGGGCTGGGATCCCGACCTGATCGGCCGCCGGCGCCGCGACCTCCTGCCGGACCGGGCCGCGGGCTGACCCGGTCGCCCCCGGCGGGGGACCACCACCGCGGCGTCCACGCATATTTGACGCACCGACATGTGAACGCCACTGTCTCTCCCTATTCTCGTGCGCGTACATGCCAGAAAGGTTCGCCCCTGCCTCCGGAGGTCCCGTGTCCGTCCTGTCCGCCCTCGCCCGCCCGGTCCGCCGGGCGGGCGTCCTGCTGGCCGCCGTGGCCTGCGTGCTGCCGTTCACCGCCGGGTCGTCCACCGCGGCCGACACCGGTGGGCTCTCGCTCGCGGCCGGCACCTCGGTCGGCATCCACAACACCTACGACGACACCGCCCAGTTCCCCTACCTCGCCGAGGCGTTGGACACCGGGGCCGAACTGGTCGAGCTGGACACCTGGGTGGATCCCTTCACCCACGAGTGGAAGGTCAGCCACGCCAACCCGCTCGGCAACGACAACAACTGCGTCGACGCGTCCACGCCCGCCGACCTCTACCAGGGAGGCGCCAACAAGGACCTGGGCAGCTGCCTGGACGACATCCGGGTCTGGCTCGCGGCCCACCCCGGACACCCGCCGATCATGGTCAAGCTGGAGATGAAGGCAGGGTTCGACGCCACGATCGGCCTGGGCCCCACCGAGTTGGACGCGCTCGTCCAGGCGCACCTGGGCGCGGACGTCTACCGCCCGGCCGACCTGCTGGGCGGCTACCCGACGCTCGACGCGGCGGCGCGGGCCGGGAACTGGCCGACCCGCTCGGCCCTGGCCGGCAAGGTGGTCCTGGAGGCGATCCCGGGGACCTTCGAGATGAACAACCCCTTCGACCACCTGTGGACCGACACCGAGTACGCCCAGCACCTGGCCGCGCTCCAGGCGGCAGGCACCCTCGGCCAGGCGCAGATCTTCCCCTCGGTGCTCGGCGCGGCCTCCGGTGACCCGCGCACCCGCTACCCCGACGCCTCGCTGCGCCCGTGGTTCGTCGTCTTCGACGGCGATGCCCACGCCTTCGTCGACGGCGGCATCGACACCTCGTGGTACGACACCAACCACTACCTGCTGGTGATGACCGACGCCCAGAACGTGGACCCGGCGCTCTCGGACACCGCACCGAGCCAGGCCGACGCCCTCGCCCGGGTGGCCCGCCTCGCAGCCGCGCACGCCTCGTTCGTCTCCTGCGACTGGACGGGCCTGCCGGC
Coding sequences within:
- a CDS encoding ABC transporter ATP-binding protein, which codes for MSTAAVPLLQAQGLRKTYQGSGGTRTVAVDDLSFTLHAGGALGIVGESGSGKTTTARMLVGMEQPDRGRIQLMGTPITARTRGRAARLARAKAVQIVFQDPYLSLDARIGIGAMLADVLRLHGCSDAAVRAERVRELLSQVGLGEREAAALPRRLSGGQRQRAAIARALAVEPAVLVLDEAVSALDVSVQAQVLNLLCDIRRSTGIGLVFVSHDLAVIRYVCDEALVMYRGRTVEHRPVPDLLAAPEHPYTRLLLSSVPHPGWDPDLIGRRRRDLLPDRAAG
- a CDS encoding phosphatidylinositol-specific phospholipase C domain-containing protein; this translates as MSVLSALARPVRRAGVLLAAVACVLPFTAGSSTAADTGGLSLAAGTSVGIHNTYDDTAQFPYLAEALDTGAELVELDTWVDPFTHEWKVSHANPLGNDNNCVDASTPADLYQGGANKDLGSCLDDIRVWLAAHPGHPPIMVKLEMKAGFDATIGLGPTELDALVQAHLGADVYRPADLLGGYPTLDAAARAGNWPTRSALAGKVVLEAIPGTFEMNNPFDHLWTDTEYAQHLAALQAAGTLGQAQIFPSVLGAASGDPRTRYPDASLRPWFVVFDGDAHAFVDGGIDTSWYDTNHYLLVMTDAQNVDPALSDTAPSQADALARVARLAAAHASFVSCDWTGLPAVLSEQLTRG